One Zingiber officinale cultivar Zhangliang chromosome 10B, Zo_v1.1, whole genome shotgun sequence genomic window, tgatgtcctgtatactcttgagattcgacggaatctgattTCCGTtacttgtcttcttgatttaggttatagtGTACATTTTTATAGtcattgtgtggaacttcgaattaactctgtgttaattaggcatggttatgtaacaaatgattttatggttcttgatatagaaccaaataataatgttggttgtttttcaaacattgctcttactagtaacgctgatgttaatgataaaatttggcatgctagactaTAACATATAGGACAAGTACGAATCTatagattagctaaagagggtctTTCATGCGCTCATGCTAAGAGTAActtatctatatgtgagcattgtcttgctagaaaagcaactaggaaaccatttggtaagactattagagTTGAATCACCATTCCAATTAATTTAATCATATTTTTATAGTTCAATGAATGTGAAGGTCAAAAATggaagttcttatttcattatatttattgatgacttcacacgttttggtcatgtatatttaatttctcacaaatctgaagtatTAGATTGCTTCAATCATTACTTAAATGAAATTGAGAATCAATTAAGGTCAAAACCTTGTGCACTGACTGTGAAGGTAAATATTTGTCTGATTAGTTCAAgacaatatataatgataaagggattattagacagttaACTATCCCTAAAACTCCACAATAAAATGGGGTtgttgaaagaaaaaatagaactcttctTGAAATGCTTAGGTCCATGATGGCCCAAGCTAATTTGccgatctcctattggggagatgcattattagttgcggctatatacttaacaaagtgccttcaaagttagttccatctaccctatatgaacgttggacagacaGAAAATTAGATTTgaataatctgagaccttgggggtcagctacctacgttcatgataaaacTCACGAATAAAGAAAATTATGACCCAGAAGTAAGAAatatatctttataaggtattttatgacttctaagggttatgtcttcattgatcagcgacaagatggaaccatctctgaaatagagtcaagagatgttatttttcttgaaatggagttcccaacacgaggtgaagttgataagacaattcctctatatgagatagagaaggaggataatgttcctttatcaataaATCAGGAGATGTCTAAATCTAGTCAACCTACTGGGAGTAATTTGCCATTGAATAAGTCAGATTCTTAACAATCTAGTCTATGAaaaagtagtcgtcagattattccttggAGAAAgtttgacattgagaatgaggcattgataatTCTCtcagttgacgatgaggaacctcgaacaattaaggaagctttgagaagctcagtaagagaaaaattacaatggatgaggagataaagtcaatgagaaagaatcaagtttgagatttagtcgatcttccttagAGCCAAAGAACTATTGGGAATaattggattctcaaagtaaatagGAAAGTAGATGAATCGATTAATTGATACAAAACTCATTTAGTTGCAAAAAGATATACCCATATGAAGGGTAATTATTTTGAAGAGACGTTCTCCCTAGttatgaagtttgtgtcaatacgtgtcatcctagatATAGTAGCATAATTTTATatagaattacatcagatggatataaaaatgactttccttaatgataatcttgacgaagaaatctatatggtacaacagAAGATTACATTGTTGAAAGTCAAGCGAATATAGTATGTAGacttaagaagtctatatatgaGTTAAAGTAAGCgttaagacaatggaacataaaatttaataaagtcattttgtcttatggtttcaaaatgatcaatgaggatcattttatttacctaagaaaggataaaaggaaaatttatcattttattattatatgttgatgatatgctaatagctagaAATAACATAAAgtatgtgatagaagtcaaatcatgGATTTCATCACagtttgacataatagatataggagaagctgagtacatcttaAGAGTGAAGATTATTAGAGATAAatcaaaaagacttttgggtttgtctcaagaaactTATATTACTAAGATattacaacacttcaatatatcAGATTACAACATTGAGCAAACACCTGTAGTAAGAGGTACTGttctgagcaaaagtatgtatctcaAGACTCTTGAAGAAATagctgaaatgaagaaaaaactatatgcagtgttattggtagtttaatgtacactatgttgtgtactcatcctaatataagctatgttgttggcttagttagtcgtttccaatcaaacccaggatcgagataCTAGAAAGCGGTGAAGAGAATATTTAGCTATCTCAAAGGGACAGTGGATTATTGTCTCTATTtctaaggatcagatatgagcctgagtggctatacagatgcagattgggcaggggaccttgatgataaAAAAATCCATATCTGGCTATTCCTTCTTACTGAATGGTGGTGTCATCTTATGGAACAGTAAGAAGCAGGTTGTGTAGCCTTATCAACattggaagttgagtatgtggcttgtgcagcgacTGTGCAAGCGGTTGTCTGGTTAAGAAGGTTCCTGAGACATCTGAAGATTGTAGAGAATAGTGGGAGTTCTATTATAGTATATTATGACAATCAAGCTATTATAGCTTTTTtaaagatcccaaatatcacagcaaaggcaagcatatagaaattatgtataattttataagggatattgttgacaagaaaaagatagttCTTGAGTATATCCCCACACGTAATATGTTTGTCGATCATTTTACTAagacattgactaaagagtcatttcaaggacatgtgaagtctttgagaCTTTGAAGATTGTAACTTATTGTAAAGATAtttaaataaatgaaaatatcatGATTTATTCTGTGTATATCTCTTTGTTacatttggaaaaaaaaagtcTTGATAAGTATGTTGGCAAATTGAGATtgatccactcacatggacaaatATCTCTATTTATTAAGTATGAATAGAGGTAAGACTATTGCTTATAGGATAGCTTATAACTGTGAATAGAGGCATACTCATAAGTTAAGGTCGTCTTAAGAATTGTATTAACataagatcatttatgtaatgattgaaGTAAATGAACCTATCATTTACTGAATCTGTTTAGAGCCAGATtgaaattcatatgttgaattcaggattaaacattaggtatgtctagatcgaaatctgtacgatgttagaTTTTTGTGAAAAACATGCTCTCTTTTTTGTAAAGAGAAtaagcatgtgattcataccacatatgctatggcgacaagaagagaagtaggagaatggatctctacttctctactatgtgagattcttgagattataagttaatcttaatcttaccctaagtgactatttagctgtctacttgaagttctgatcagtatttgctactttagtatgtttcctattggctatggatgattcggtctatggaacataactaggaaagtgactgattagaatgaatagattctaactaaaaaggaagattaagattaatttgcatctgtgacatttatttgCTGGTACTGGTTATATTTTTGTTCAGTATATAcattgtaattgtgaataattatgTTGATTGGAAATGTTGAATATGCTCTTGATATAATAGTCATTTTGAGGGATtaaagatgttcatattgattaaataatttaatctgggtaaaGACAAGTTTTTGATGTCTCTTATTCGTTCTATAGAGcaactatgtaaggtgtaacaatcttcttagcaataattgctcagtgtgcttgctatgACACTAACCATTTTTCCTAAAGTATGGAATGGATGTTTTTATTTGGTCTTTGTAACTAATTAATTTGTCTTTGGTCTTTATGACTTGATCATCATATAGTCTATgtacttatttggtctttgtgactaattaatgttTTGTTCTAGCCTTTGTAACATGatcatcttgtagtctatatgaTTGACATGGTCTATATGATCTGATAACCTCTATAGATTGACTTGAATGAATGTGAGATGTTAGACATTGCAGACGTTGCAAAAGATTTGCAATGTTAAACGTTGAGGAGATGACTAGTTCATCTTCCTCAACGTTTATTTCAATTAAGGGCCATCAGAGCATTGGTTACAcactgattctttcttcttatatattTATGCATCCAAGAACAATCGAGAGGTGTGCTAAGAGGAGACGATGGGCAAAGGAGCAAAGGAGAGCATCCTTTCGGGATTTGGTTTATGATCTTGTGAAGAGCTTTTCGATCTGTGATCGCTCTTCTAACAACAAGAAAGAAGAACTTGTAGAGATTTGGCTCGTGGTCTTCAAGATTATCTCAGGAGATTACTGtgagttttattttgtatttcatGTTATTAGAGGCAACAGTCGAACACGTAGAGGTGACGCGCGGTGACGGTGACATCGACAGTGGGACGCGCGCGTGAACAGGCAAAGGAGCGGCAAAGGGaaaatcatattttaattaaaacttagattaATGTTTCCAATTAACTCTCAAATTAAATAGATATTCTAAACTGGCCTCATATATTACCCGTTTATcgccaaaaatataaaaatattcattttatatcttaaaaaaTTCTATCAATCCATATAGACCTCTTCCTAATTAATTGTtcattttttgttattattttcctaattaaatttatttaattctaattttaatcattttaagTCATTATGCaagatataaaatatatattttcagaTATCTTACCAATACACTAGGTCCTAAAGTCGTCAATTTGGATTGAGCCCATCGGATTAGCCCGCTCCTCCAAAAAATTTAAGCTGTTtgagttggaattttatcaatccAAGCCCGTCGTGGGCTGACTCGCCTAGGTCCGGGACCCGCACAAGTCAGCTCACGACTTGCTTGGGTTGGTCCACGAGTTGAGAAATACATGTAGGTCAAGTTTTatatcaatttattattttttataattttgaaataaaaataatatttttcatcaAACATACATACTCATTTAtatctatttatatttaaaatatctatttttggatatatttgattgatgaaatatttctaaaataaatgtcgaagatataatattttttaaaaaaaaattaatgaattcGTGAGTTGACTCGTTTAACCCACAATCTATTTTAAATTGGATTAGATTAGAGATTTCTTAATCCGTCAAAATGATGAATCAGTCCATCCCACCCACTATTAAATGGATGAGCTCACCAGGAGCCGACCTGCCCTATTACAAATCGACCTCTCCGTCCCGGGTTGACCGTCTGACCGTCTACGAGGACCTACATCGCATCCAGATGTGACGTCACGTGGGCATCAGCTTAATGATTGAAGCCAATTATAAATTAGCTTTAATTAACTTTAGCATTCAAGCCGCCTTTTATATTTGTCATAAAAGTAGCTTTAGGTCTTTTTCATATAAATCAGCTTTCTGACATGATTAAGTATTTGTAATGATTATCCATGgtatttaattaatcaaactaaTAATATTCTGTGATGGCTAAAAGTATCGCAGATTTCCATCTAAAGGATGAAAATCTCATgtcaatgaaaaaataaaatgaagtgcatgaaaatctttcaaaaaaaaatagtatGATTAAGATGATAAGGTTTTGTGAAATATGCTAATAACTTGTTTCCTTAATGATGGTGCCCTTCCGGACGTGCACAAAcagctcctcttcctctctttgaAGCCAAGCCAAGACGGCATGGTTCCTCTAGCCGATCAGACGTCAATCTCCTGCAAGTCAATCGGCACTAGCATGATCAGCGTGACTCTTCCGACGATCAAGTCTGTGCAAGATTAGAAGTGGAAGGAGGTTGTGGTCAAAGGTGGTCCGCTCGATAAGGATCCTTCGATGGACTAGAGTAGTTGTGATCAACAGAGCTCGAGCAAGGCCCGCAAGGAGAGTGTTGTCCGATAGAGTTGTCATGGAACTGTCTTACCCGCATGGATTTCCCCAAGTACATCACTTAATTTAGAATTTGATTAGAAATTTAgtgcaaataacatataaatagCAAGAGAGTACACCTATTTTTGTTAGCATTGTATCATCCTACAAACATGCATGAGAATGAAATCCATTCATAAGAGGAAATTGACTCAAAACTCAAGTTAAGACTAATCAGGTTCTTTCTCGAGATAGCATTTGAGTTTCACAAAGCCAAGGGGAGTGCAAAATAATAAGAGCCAACAAGAAGCATGGAAGCAATTTGCAACAAGGTCTTAGTTAGCCAAATCTTCAAAACATGGATAAAAGAAGACCGATTTAAAAGGATTTAGTTATAACAAACAAATAATATACAAGTTCAACAAGCTTTTGCTAGTAAAAATTGTCATTAGATCAGAGTCCAATAAGTTACCTACATAAAAATCTCCAGTTGCCAAGTCTAATGAGCTTCCGAGCTGACAATACTATTCATTTGTTCAAATTCTGCTAGGTATGGTATGGTATCGTCACCTAGTCGTAAAGCCCTTCTTCATGCCAGATATCAACTAAAAAATCTACCATTTCCTGCATTTGCTCAAAGATATTTCAAGATGAATATTAGTAATCTAAGACTTTTAAACACTTATCTAATGGGCAAATAATGTAAAAGTTACTTGACACACCCATAATGGAATGGCCTGTGGGAAAGGTTGAGTCGTCGATAGCAAATCATCATACGTTGAGAGCCAGCTGACAAAAATGAGCAAGTGAGAATTGGACAAGAACAATCAAAATTTCAATGCCGTTGTATTCTGTGGAGGTGGATGTTTACAACTTACAAACATAAAGCCTGCACCTTAAAAATCTGAGTTCTAAAATGAAAATATTGTATCACGAACAAACAAATACCAAAAATTCAACAACGCTGCTATATGAAAATATGAACAGAGTCCAACCATTCACACAGAAATAGAATCATATTAAGTTGATGTAATGACAAATATGAAGGATCAAGTGCAATTACCTAATTGATGGTTCACTCCGTCTTCTCCACCTTTTTGAACTGTCTCCTAACCATTCTCGTCTCATCTCATTCCAAGTTATAGCACCTAGAAAAGATAAGATTCCTTATTAAGATAGGCAAGAAAGCTCgcattattttctttgtatgaatctccAGTTGAACTATTCTCCTGGAAGTAGCTTAGATGCAGCATTTAAATATTCCATCTTATTTACTTAAATAACCTTCACTATATCATCATACAAACATTTCAAAAAAAACATATAGTATTTCTTTTACTTGAATATCTAGTGTAAAATTAATGATGCATATTGCCTCTGCTGCAAACTATAGAGATGTGGATGTGAATAGTGCTTTCCTGATAATAATCGAACACAATGGAAAAGATACATCAAATATTTCCACATGAAATAAGACAGTTGCTATAGTTAATAAATGTAAAATGGCCAAGTGAAGGAACCTGGCCAGGGGCTCTTCCCTAGGATCAAGCGATTCAACTTTAAAAAACTTAAGAGAGAGCATATATATCACAGCAAGTATCATTCCAAACATCCCACGTCAATTAAACAAGAAACTTCTCCAAGAAATACTAGAGTTTTTGTGACCTTTACTAtgacaagcaaaaaaaaaaaaaatgtgccCTTTGATTTAAACAGGCCTGGCGATGTATTAATAACCAATTAAATTGCTTTCTAAAGCATCACAAAAAGAAATTATGTTTAACCCATAGTTTTGAACTAACAGTACTAACCCTTCCAACCTATTTGAAGCAACAACCTTAATAACCATGATTGTTTTATCAATCCCTTCACAAAACCTGGGATAGGTTGTGAGGGACGCCTAGAGTGAgtgtaatcaccttttgctataaTGATTATTTTATCAAGGTTTATTTGGTCTTCACTGAAATCCTTGAAAATATCAATCGAAAGAGCCAAAATAATCTGATGATTGATTGCAAATTTTATTAGCAAAGCAAACTAAGACCCCATTTACTTGTCTTGATAGGAAAGAAAGGAATCAGAGAGAGATAAAAGAGTGGATTCATTGAAGGGAGAGACAGGAAATATACTATGTGAGAAGTGTTCGAAGTCAATTTATAAAAAACAGAAAGGACAAGAAAAAGGTAACTATGATTAGGTATTACATCCCTCTTATGGTAAATTACTTCTAACAGTCGCATTGTTTAGATTTACCCATTGGTGTGCCATAGAATAGCAGCTATGACACACGTACAAGATAGATATGTAAACAGTCAAAAATTATCCCACATCATTATCATCAGAATAACTCAATGACTAAAGTAAACATTTGCAGGAGTGAAATTATCAAACTAAAACTAAGACAGTAAGTATTAACAAATAATTAATGACAACATAGTATATTCTGCATATAGTTTGGTTTTAAAGGCTAAAATGTATGGTAGATTTAGGAACCATAGGTTTGTATGTAATGTCAGAGTAAGTGAAGCTAAAGAAGCTTTTAAAGAAAAAGGGAGCTATAAGTATCGGTCCAATGACAATTCTATTGAAGTTTGAAAGAGTTACAAAAATCAAGGTATAACTTGGTTGCTTCTTCTTTATATAGTTAATGGATGGCATTAGAGCTCTCTTTTCTTTTCAATGAATTGTTTCTATTTCTAACAAAATTGTAGATGAAATCGGTTAATATTCCTATTTGTATGAGGGAAAAAGGAATGTTTAGTAACTATATCAACGTGATAAAAAATATGTATCATGATATTGTTACTAGTGCAAAAGCAACTACAAGTGTGATATGATTTTCTGCAATTCAAGAATTACATCAAGGGTGAGGCCTAAGACTATCTTTTTTACATTAGTATTAGATAAACTAACCAATCATATTCAAAATAAACCTTAATGTATATTATTTGCAAATACAAGGATGTATGAAATTAcaagaaaagattaaaaaaaaataccgaTATTCAAGAGAAATTAGGTGTAGCTCAAATAGATGATAAAATGATAGAAAATAGGTTATGGTACACGTATGTTCAAAGACGACCAATAAACtctattattaaaagaattgCTTCTATTAAAGTAGAACAGGTAAAAtatttgagaagagaaaaagaaaaaaattattaattaatgtaATAAAAATAACAATGATTTTAAACATTACAAGTAATATATACCTTACATAGATCTCAATGAATGGAGAAGATTAAGTGGTCAACAGTTAATAATTGCAATAAAGGCAGCTTGATGATCATGATGTGTTAGTGTCATGTGCCTCTTAGGTTAAGAGGGGGCTTTATAAGACTATGGCTATATTTTAATAGAACAAAGTTGGACTTTTAGGAAGAAACATATACAAATGGTTATGCTAGAAGAAATAAGAATGCTAAAATGGAGGTATAGCATGActagaaaaaatgaaaaaatagacAATAGCAATATCCAAGAACAACTAGCTGTAGCTTTTATgacaaaataagaagaaaaaaaatagttgGGCGACAAATGTTAAATTGATTAGAAGGGCAGGAATAAGGGATAGACGTAGATCATAACATATTCAAAAGCAACACATATTGAATTGAAGAAGGGAAGGAATAAGGGATAGAGGAggatataaaaattatttgatgTAATAAAAATGATTCGATTAATTTGAATATGAAAATAATACAGTCCTACAGAGTTCAACAGAAGAATGTCATTCACAAATAATTGGGCCAAACAAATTTGATGACAAGGATGAATGTATAATAGCATATAATGTTAAATCTTTGCTAATAGGGAAACAAACATTTCACCATGAAAATTTGAATAGTAGTCAATGAGTATGGTTATTCCAAACAGATCTTAGATAGACCTTGATTGACAAAGGAATGGTTGTTTGTATTGATCACTGCAGCCTTGATGTCCTTGCAAGCAGATATGGGAGTTGAAGGGTGGTGGGTATCAAGCAAGCTGATGTTGTTGACATTATTTTCCATTTCTCTAGAACTTGATGACCACTGGCTTCCCCAACCTATTAAAGATTGATCTCTTTTTAAGGGTGACTTCAATGTTCTTTCTGAACTTGATCTGGTTTCAGCAAGGAGTCCCAAACAACAACTGTTCTGCACAAACTTAAACAAAATAAATTGTGCCCATGGAAAACATGATTGTATAACTAAGAAGTATAAATTTGCATTGAGACGATGACAAATTTTAATATTATcttgaaaggaaaaatgtatTTTGATAATTAAAAATTTGAGAAAGAGAAATGCCTACCCCATGAAAGCTAAAAGTAGGTGCTTGTGAAGGAGCACGCATCCACCAAAACCATGCCTACCCCAAAACTTCTGAAGCATAAAGTCACAGTAGTTTTACACAAACACAGAATGAATAACTACTGGCAGTAGCCAAAAAGGAACATGATTCATGAACAAAAAAAACATGGGTGTGTTTCCTATGAGggaaaaaaactaaaagaaataagGTAACCTAATATTTCCACATGCAATGGAGCACAAATCTAAacttaaaaaacaacaaaattatttttattttcaattatgtttattaatatttttaataaataaagtttaaaattttaaaatttcatcccCTTTCCTTTTCTCTAAGGAAAGAGTTGGATAGTAAATATTTTTCCTCAACCTTAATAGCAAACAGAGCGTCAGTTTCTCCATTAGCTACATAAGTAAGCGTTTATAAAGTAAAAAGAAGTTGATGAAACATTTAAGAAGTCAGATTTTGTGCCGAATGGcagaatcaaaaaataaaaaaaaaaatggcagGAATCACAATTCAGAAGACAAGGGATGGATCAGATTTGGATTCAAACCAAGTGGATATTAAATTGAAGCAAAACAAGTTCATATTTTGAGTGAGAAAAGCAAAGGATCTCTTCGATTCTCCCCTGCGCGTCGAGTCAAACAAAGCGAAACCCCATCCAAACAGGAATAAACGGCAGGAAGCGCCCGCCACCTGACCAAATTGACCACTCCCAAAGGATCGCAAAACAAAACATAGAAAACCCCACCCAAGATCCCCAACGAAACCTAGAATTCAATCAGGATTAA contains:
- the LOC122029825 gene encoding uncharacterized protein LOC122029825 isoform X2, whose protein sequence is MGCCLGLLAETRSSSERTLKSPLKRDQSLIGWGSQWSSSSREMENNVNNISLLDTHHPSTPISACKDIKAAVINTNNHSFVNQGAITWNEMRREWLGDSSKRWRRRSEPSISWLSTYDDLLSTTQPFPQAIPLWEMVDFLVDIWHEEGLYD
- the LOC122029825 gene encoding uncharacterized protein LOC122029825 isoform X3, which gives rise to MENNVNNISLLDTHHPSTPISACKDIKAAVINTNNHSFVNQGAITWNEMRREWLGDSSKRWRRRSEPSISWLSTYDDLLSTTQPFPQAIPLWEMVDFLVDIWHEEGLYD
- the LOC122029825 gene encoding uncharacterized protein LOC122029825 isoform X1; amino-acid sequence: MRAPSQAPTFSFHGNSCCLGLLAETRSSSERTLKSPLKRDQSLIGWGSQWSSSSREMENNVNNISLLDTHHPSTPISACKDIKAAVINTNNHSFVNQGAITWNEMRREWLGDSSKRWRRRSEPSISWLSTYDDLLSTTQPFPQAIPLWEMVDFLVDIWHEEGLYD